GCAATGACTGGTTTAAGGCCCACAAAAGTGTACTATTTCCTGTTGGTCCTATAGCAGACATACTTTATTTTTGGCCTGGACGTCCACACCTTTCTTGATCAGTTCCTGCATTTTCTCGGGGTCGTTCCTCTTTGCAGCGTCGTGGAACTCCTTTTCTGACCACAGCACTGTCAGGAATGATAGACAACGAGGGATATCAAAGGGTTAAGGGTGTTAAGGGTGCACGCCATCGCACTGTATGCAGTGCCTAAGAATCGGGTATTAACCCTGTTTGGCTGTAGTGGTGTTGAGAAGCACTGGGCATCATGTATGACAGAGGACGGCCAGTTACTTCATGTCCTATGGTCCTGTGATAAGGTCCAAGAATTTTGGACCGGAACACGTGATAACCCATGTCTGATTGTAGGGACCCAGGTTCCATTTAGCCCAAGAGGATTCTATTCTAGGAGATGGGTCCATCCTAAGAAGCTGGGTCCAGGCTAGTTTAATGATCGCCTGACAGATTCTTTTaagaggatggaagaatgaaggggTGCCGTCAATCCAGGAGGGGGCTCGTGAGATGGCTAGGGTGGCGGCGTTTGAAAGGATGTCATGTAAACGGTTTTCAAACAAGGGGAGGGGGGTGCATTCATGATATATCATTAATATCggtattgcaatatcacatgaGTGCAATATTATATCAAAAGAGTCCCCATTagtatgcaatatttttttttactgtgtggcAGAATGTACACAAAGAAATAGATAGAGACAACAAAATGGAAGGAATCATAAGTGCATGATACCatcaaaaaaagaattattaATATGCCAGAGCTAGCCAAACAAGCATGTTTTTGCTAGAGGCAGAAAGTAAAGCACCAATGCTATAACGTATTATTTGGCCGAAGATATGACGCCCATCCACACAGTGGATAAAAAAGGCTTCAAGAAGCTTCTTAATGAActagataaatataaatatatatatatgtatatatgtatctcTCCCAGGTAGCTATCCCGCGATTTTTTAAATGGCGGTGCAGGCAGAGTTTGAAGTCGGATAGATTGAATATTTTTCATTCCTGTGGTCCAGCTGAAGCCGTATATAAGTCTCACTGAGCACTATATTGTTATGAATCTATGAATATTTTTACCACGCATTGTCACGTAACTTttgcaattttaaaaatgtcGCCATTAATATCGATATCGGAATATTCCTTATCCATTTATCACATTTTGTCTATATTGTGCAACCCtagttaaaaatgaataaaacatgtgtagcacaaaaaaagaagcactGAGCATCCCATTGCACTTGGCAGATGAGTACAAGCAGTGGCTTTTAATACAGGTGTGAGCCACTGCATGCTGGACTTATATGTTCTTAATTACATGCTCTTGATAATGAGAATTTAACACTAGAAAACAAGTCCACTGAGCGACTGCCCAATAGCCTTTGCCATGTCTTTAGACAAGCGTAGACCTAGCTACGTTTATATTACAGTACGGGTGGCCGGGTTGTAGCGGCGGATAGAGCGGGCACACAGATACTGAGAGGTTTGTACCTCGACGCAGAGGTTGAGGGTTCGAGGCCGACCTGTGACATGCATGAATTCCCCTTTCTCACATAGCTGTCCTGTAAATAGgataaaaataataaccttataaaaaaaaacgttacaaTACGGTACTAGTCAAATGGTAATAAGGTTGAAAATTACCCCGTGATGTATCAACGACGAATGAATACTGTGGTTATAACGTCGTATTCTACAGTTAGTAACGTTACAGTCTACCTTGCTATCGTGTGAAACACTTTTGGAATGCAGCTTCCATACCATTAAGTTGAAGAAGTCTAACATATATCCCTGTCTGGTCAACGGACATCCTGCTGCCGCTGCCGACAGATGACAGGTCGGTCGCTCCCCTTAGGCtgagtgaaaataaatgctggTTCCTACTTACAGATATCATCCTCCGACGCCAGGTCATCCTCCATCTTTGTTTGGGTTTTAAAGGCTTTCTCTCCTCCActttctcccctctctcatGGTAGTGCTATCGCATAGTATTTTTTTCGGTTAGTGAAAAGAGGCTGGACGTTGTGCCGACCAGTTATTTCTGTTAAACTCATGGTTAAGTTACGCAGACAAAGTGTGAAAATAACGACTTCCGCTCAtgaccttcaaaataaaacgaaTGTTCTATTTGTAAAGTTGAAACATCCCTTTTTAGTAACTTTGCTACTTCCGGATAGGGCCAAAGGTTGCAGCTATCTTTTacataatcaattaatcaattacttttttattaattgctTGGGCTATAAAATGCCTCTCACAGTTTTGAAAAGCCCAGGTTTATGTCTCCAAGttacttgttttgtccaaaattCAAAGGCAATCAatttaaaattatataaaatatagaaatgcagaaaacccttacatttaaaaagctttaatttaaaaattatacattttctgttgatgaaCTAATACAATATTGTTTCAGCATTAAGGAGTGTAAATCCTATTTTAGTTGTGAAGACTAAAATGAAGTTGGTAGGTTTCAGCAAGGTTTGAAAACACATATTTCTAAAAGGAAACAAATAATAGAGAATAACCCTTAGAACACACGTAACAATgtctaaaaaacacatttgcggTGCTTTCTAGAAGTACGGTATTAAAGACACAAAGCGTAAACAGATAGTTTCCCTTTGTTTATTTTGGCAATAGCACACTTAACCAAAGAGTACAAAAGTATATCTAATGTTTGAAAATATTCTTGCCTACTCTAAATGGCATGacataaaatagtttttaacacTATATCGCATCTTTTAAGAAAGCATTGGACACGAAAAGGGGAAATTCTTCAGAGTTAAGAGTTGACTTACTATCCCTCGTATAATCAAATGAACGTGAAGTCAAACTGTAAGAGGGGTTAGTGAGAGCCAAAGGGGCTGCTACAAGCTCTTTGTTCTGTGCAATGTACAATACCATTAACATTAATATCGTAACATTAATATCAAAACTGGAATCATTCTAAATATGTGGAGTAgcagtttttcattttgatttaattACATGATTAGTCTGAAAAGATTAATTTCAGAAAGCTCCTGTGCTAGGTCCTCATCAACACTAAACAGAACaagtaaaagtttaaaatatgtacaatataaaTTCCCTCATATGAACTGCCAGCAAAAACATAGTATCtaaaaatgtgggaaaaggccCCTCGAATCCACAAAGAAGATTAAACTATTAAAACGTTGTGTCATTTGGTATTAACACTTTTGAGTACGTTTTTGTATGTTGCAGTACTGCTTTGCCATTATATTATTAATTCTCTTATTAACTTTCAAGTAATCCGTCTCGAAGATGTCCCAGTATTTCATATATAACAAGAAATCAACAATACACAGTAGAACATTAAGCATTACCTTTAGCTGCAGAGAAAGTTAAAATAATTGCACTTTGTTAATTATGAGTGAACACTTGCATGTGCTGCATAAccataaaaaataagaaatttcTGTCATTCTGTCCAAGTCCATCACATGGCCGTTTGCTAAACCCTGATCCGTTATTATCGCTACACCTGTCAGGCTTCGGTTCCAGTCAGAGGAAGACAAAAGCAGCTTCTCATTTCTTGCCGGCAACCGTTGCCGGGAACTAGGGGTGGGGAGGTTGCTCAGCGAAAAATAGACATATTTAAccatatttaaaaattacacacatttattttatactcCCTTTCattacaattaaatgtaatttgatttaaaaaatttgATTGGTAAGATataaacacataatttgatCAGAATGAATCTGCTAATTGTGCCAAGGGCTGGAACTCATTCATGAGTGAAGATAGTAACCTTCCCAGCGGGTCAACAGTACAGACGGTAGCTTGTCTATGACATGGCACGAAAGCGCATTTTGGATTTCTTCATAAATCAATCACAGGCTAAAAGGCCTGAGTCAGAAAACTTAGCAACCATAACCGAAAGGAATAGCAGCAGCACCTCTACACCATCACTCCCACAGcgaccctgctagcaacagacgacgAGGCAGCtaacttttgatttaatttaattcagtgATGGGTTTTATACCCTTCTATTTTGTGGCTCAGTGCTTGAGCTTGTACTATTCTGTACCGTTGCCGGAGCTTTGCGCCTCAAAATTTGCTCCCGCGCAGGCATATTATATCAGCTAGCTAAACAGGCTACTGTTAGCTCAGCAAGTTGTTCAAAACTGTAagaaacacattaaatatagtgtgtagtttctggcAACCCCATGAGAAATTCTAAGTAACGAAATCATCACTGTCTGCGCGTCCACATCATACAAGCCCACGCGTTGATTCCATACGGACTTCTGGCTTCTACATGGACGGGACACactattttatttagaaattcgGGACAATTCCATATTTTAAAGGACGGGTGGCAACCCTAATCGAATATCATGCAAACCGTAAAGTATAAAATCCAAAGCTTGACAAGCTTGCTGTGCCTATTTAAGCTTGCTAAGCTATGATTGGACAATCACTGTTCAGGAGAGGGGTTTAGCGAATGGTCAATTCCAAGTCACCCGGCTATGACTGACATTCATTCACCAGCTCTTCCTGATGCTTGGGCTCTTTGCAACTTTCAGTTTATTGACTTCCCTCAGGACATTGTCGGCTGTCTTCAGCTTCTCCATGGCCGTGAGCAGCAGATCCTCCGGTTTGCCCTCCCCGCCACCTCCCCTCTGGGACTGGGACACTCTGCTCAGGAGCTCCCTCGTCTTTTCCATCTCCAGCGCCACTTCAGTCTCAAGTTCCGTGACACGAGGAGCCCCGTCGCCTCCAGCCCCAGCTCTAGTATGCGGACTCGCCGGAATGCACACTGGAGAATCATACAGCAGATCTCCAATGGAGGTGGACCGGACCTTGGTTGAGGGTTTGAGAGCAGGAGTGGGAGGCTGTGAGTGCTGAAAGGGAAAGACCTTTGGTCTAACCTGAGGCTTGGCTCGGGTCAGGCTGAAACTAACAGGGATCTGAATGTCACCCTCGCTGGCGTCCAGCACATCCAGACCAGCTTGGCTTGCTCTCAACGCAGCCGTGGAAGCCGCCAGCGTGTCCTCACTCCCGGAGCCTTCGCTGTCGGCGTCCGAGTGCTGACCGCTGTCTACAGACTTCTCCTccgtcttctttttcttctccccaGACAAGTGACAGAGCAGCGGACTCAGGCTGAGGCTGTCCTTTACCGGGTTGTTCAAAGAGACAACTATTGGCGGGGCTTCACTCTTGGGTAGTACCTCTTCTGCTGGAGGAGAACTGGCTGAGGTACGTGAGGCGGTTTGCAGTAATGCAGCAGGGTCCTGTCCCTTGTTGGTCTGTGTTATAGTTGTGCTGTCGTCTGCGTGTTGCGTGTGGGGCTGAACAGGTTTCTCAGGCTTTTTCTTGGGGGTTAAAGAAGCACTGGGGCTCTTTCTGAGTGGCTCATCGTCGGATGCTTTGTTAATACCACTACTTATAGTTTCTTCTGATTCTTCTTCAGAAACCTGTCCTTGGGACCTGTTGCTGGGACTCTCAGGTTCATCATCTCTGACACTGGGTAGAGCTTGTTTAGAAACAGACCGGTCTGGCTCATCTGTTTCCACAGCTGTTTCTGTCGCCTCCTCCTTATCGACTTCTTCCTTCTCCTTATATTCTTCAGCCGTGCCTTGGACCACTTGGTCTGACTCCACAGCAAGATGGGAGGGTTTCTGCTCTTTCGATGGAGGGGTAGGAGGGTGGGAGTTTGGCCTGGACTGCGGGGCCTCTGCGAGGTTGCCCATGGAGCTGCTGGAGCTGGGTTTGTTGGGAGGGGTTGGTGGTGGACCTGTCTTCTTCCTGGCATCGGGATTCTTCTCAGCTTTTGCCTCCTCTGGAGCTTCTTCAAAAGGCGAGGCACAGGGCTTTGCTTCTTTACATGGAGACATAGGCAGGaccttgaaaaaaatgacataatatgttaaacagaaaaacatacacaaatattTCTGCATCAATTATAAGCGTTATTTACAGGATGTGATTTCCTGCTGGGGTCGCGTGGGATTCCCCCTTTTCTGGTCTATAGTTCCCTGcctctgttgattatttttttccacgGTGGAGACACAATGTTTCCCCCCCTTAAAAGTGATCATTGCTATTTCCCCAGTAgaccatatacagtattatataCCTAGAaaagaagtattttaaactaagCAAAGCACTGTAACCTGAACGGATAATAGTGAGATAGCACGATGCTGtgtttagccgctacagagctccgtCGTATCAGAGGCAGTTGGTGGATGTGTTTAGCCGCcaaaaggtgactgtgagccggctaCAGGCATCAACAGATGACGCTCCTTTCAGGGGCCGTGGTATTGGAGTTTAGGCGAGACAAAGTGAGTGACATGCAGCGATGACAGTtaaaacgactagttaagtttaggaaagaAAAGTCACGGTTTGGGTTATAACACTCATCTGAGGAACAAACaagcgtttcctgggtgaaagtattttgttttcgcTGCAAAGTGATCTCTTCTCTCTGGCTTGAAAgcactgtgttttatgttgccaccacgttgtgctatttccttttaagattattttacaTTGAATCTCCCCCCTTCCCACCTTTTTCTCTGGGCCATCATCCTCATCCAGTTCCTCCTCAGCTTTGTAACTGGGCTTAGCCTCTTTGATAGGAGGCATGGGAGGTTTGATGACCTTTTTCTGGGGGCTGACTTCTGGCTCAGAATGAGCTTTCTCCTCAGCCCCTGACTGTTGCTCCGCAGCTTCACTGGCGTTGGATGGAGGAGTTGGGACTTTGAGTGGCTCTATTGGGCTTTGAGCGCCATCAACACTGGTATGATGGGTCCCATTAGGCATTAAGGCATTCTCAAGATCAAGATCCAAACGCTGGATACCATCAGATGACATATCAGCTACCtagaagaaaaaatatatcacacagacaagacatttaattgaattaaaaacCAATATACCAATTCTGTTATGTTACACAAACATGGACTGgttgctaataaaaaaaaaaaaaaggcgtgATGAGTCGTGTCGTACCCATACAGAGGCTGATTAGGGTTATTTATGTTTAGAGTCAAAATTCTGAGATCTTTTCTCAGATTTCTTATTAGAAATAATcttagaattctgactttattcctGACCGAATTATGAAGAAAACTtagaattttgactttaaacCTTAGAACTCAATTAATCCATTTCACGTGGCCCTAATGATTAGGGAAAAAAGGACCTAATCCTACGTTTTTCTTTTGAACAGAAATACAGTTTCCATTCCCAGATGTGTTGTTCCAATCATTTCCATTTTGCCTTTAAGCTGCTGTCAATGAAACTCAGCACTTCCTGCACAGatgtttcacaataaaagtctaCCAAAAAGGGAAGTGATTATGAATGTGTTGACTTTGGTTGAAAGTAGCTAAACAGCGGTCAAAAAGCAAAGTAAAGCAAAGTAGAATCAATGCAAATTAATTagtgaacaaaaacaatatttctgTTAAACAGCAATTGGAATAATGATTATTATCTAAAAATGGCCAAGACATCAGGAAAACATGGAAGTGTGGAGTTTGTATtaacaacacaataaaacaaaagcagatCAGGACAGAAGGATGTTTTcctaaaaatatattaaaatataccGGTactttatacatatacatatatatatatatatatatatatatatatatatattatatatagagtAATTTATAGTTATTGTAGTTAGTTACTAAATAGTAATTTAGTTATAGTTATTTTAAATGCACTTAGTATACACAGACAGTAACAGTAATAACTGATATTTGAATTTCTTGAGGGGTCTTGAGCTTTTAAATTCAGAACCACAAGAAAATAATTTATGTGAACTACTGTATGTAAATATCGATCTGGCACAAAACCATCAACAGGAATGGTTTAGTTTAGTCATTTAGCAGACGCTAACAGAAATCACACATTAAtaccttctgtgtgtgtggccgtgtgtgtatatatctgcttgtgtgtctgtgtgtgtgtgtacagtatgtccgtatgtgtgtatgtgtatgtgtgtgtgtgcgtgcgtgaacCAAAAAGAGACCCATCCAAACGAGAAGAACAAGAAACTCAACACAGAGCTGAGATCCACATCTAAACCCACTTACGACAGTAAGTGAGCTGCAGAGCTAACCACGCAGTgtcttgttacacacacacacacacacacacacatgaatggattctcacattcacacacacagacaaacctCTTTCATGTGTATCCTGGTCGGTGGCCGCCGGTTACGGTTCGCTTTAGGCCTTGTCCGAGTAACATGCTCTAAATTACTGCTTTCATCCACCGTCACCTGTGAAAACATTAAACCCATTCATTGCCTCTGCCACTGAATCCATTTGAGCTTTTAATAGCTAAATGTGTACACAAACTCAGTGAGGATGCCACTGACTGGAAGAGGGAGACCCTTATGATTCTGTGTGGCCATGACACAGATGTTTACCTCATCAAAGACTTTGTTCCTTGCTCGATTGATGCCATCGACCAGAGCTTTAATCCAAGCCTCCTTCTCCTCTGCAGTCTGAGCTTGGAACTTCACATCATGGACCTGTCAGTCACATTTGTATTTGGTCAATTTATACATgtttaacatgttaaaaaaatatatatacacaaagcAAAACTAACAAGCAATTAAAAAGGtgttaacaacaaaacaaaaacaataaaaaaaaagaataaccaATGGGATCCTCAGCAATATAGGCAACAAATAAGCATCTCAAATAATATTGTTCATGTTCTAAAGAGGTAGGTTTGTCCTAATTCGTATTCATAATTTATAGATAATAGAAACTGATTGAACTTGGAGAAGAAAGTCAACCCTTTGGACAAGAACAAAATAGTCTGAACAGATCAACCAAAACCATTAAACAGTctgcaacaataaaataaacaaacaaaacaaatcacagcTCTAGCTAAAAGACATTCAATATTTTGtttctgaagtttttttaagttacataAAACAGCGTCAGCTGTTATTATAGCAGTATttggtttgtggaagacttaggtGTATTTACATAAGTATTGGACTGGGTTATTTCGGGGTCCTCCCTCAAGAAAATGTTAAGTTTTTATCATATATGTGTCTTAAGcattggaaaagctagagcagatgaTAAATAATACTCCAAAcgtttaaagacaaaacttgctgGGCGCCGGGGTATCTCACCTGGTAGAGGGGGTTTGACTCCACCCAGCCCTTTGCCAAATatcattccccccccctctctcttttccctttcaagtctaagctgtcctatacaaataaaagttcaaaaaaattcccaaaaaacTAATCTTCAAAGGcaaaacttgctaaagaagtccaactacaatcattagataTTTAATTTAGTCTTGATGCTCACATTTGTTTAATAGTCATTCTGCTTAAAATGGTCAGAATAGTTATTCCAAAACAAGGTTGGTTATCAAAGTTGTTTCCTTTCTCCAAACTCTTTTTCTGTTACATCAGAAGAACTCATCCAACACACTCATTCTACCGCTTCAAACGTCACACATTTCGGACTATCTTAACTATTTTAAATGTGGAAAAGCAGCCACAGGTTGGTTGGTTGGGTTTGAGATACGCTGCTGCTGGGCTACTTTAATAAAATTGTTCCGCCACGCAGAGACAGAGCAGCAGAGGGTTACCCCGGAGAAACCAAGAAGCAGCCAAgtagctgcacacacacacacacacacacacactttattcacACTGAACCACTCCTATAGACTACAAACTACCACGGATTCAGTAAACTCGGGGTTTCACAAATAGGAAATGATAAATGTTAAATGATGGTTTATCAACACGCACTTGTGTaacatttcccttttttactTCCCTTTATTgcgaaaatgacaaaaactatGTTTCCCAAAACCCTTAGGTTTCGTCTCAGCTTACATAaggctgagaaaaaaacaactcatagAAAAAGTAGAAATAGGAGCTCCATGGTAGGGCTGGCTTGAAATAATCAATTCTCCAATTCAAATCTTTGTTTGAGTGATCTAATATTGATTAATACAATCCCAAAATGTAATGACTGTCATGTTAGTTCTGACTCCTgttgagtaaaaaaaactttaaaaaaacgttATGGGAATCAATTCCTAACGTCAACATTAACCTGGTGCATCATTAGACATATCTGAGGGTTGCTTCTTGCTTgtactatttagagcagaagttCTCTGATAATCTCTTTTAGTATCCAAGCTAAGTTGGTATTGTAACTGATATTTCCCTAACCTAATtgatattgaattgaattctaattgaaagagaaaaaaattgatGATATTGAAATGTAATCCAAATCAGGAACTTGTTAATCATCAGTGGCTCAAGCCTCATTATCATTTCATTTGATTCTGGTAGTCCATAAAGGGACTTTCGTAGTTTATTCAATATTTTGCACTTATCCtctgttataataataaatacatagtGTATATTCATTG
The Etheostoma spectabile isolate EspeVRDwgs_2016 chromosome 6, UIUC_Espe_1.0, whole genome shotgun sequence genome window above contains:
- the plekho2 gene encoding pleckstrin homology domain-containing family O member 2 codes for the protein MEDGAKGDPAQSKEPKFLGKAGWVKKGSGRLLASYKDRYVHVEKTEIVVYENEDLQNCLERLDLENYDKCHELKSPFKKKHRLILIRSPKSGNKVHDVKFQAQTAEEKEAWIKALVDGINRARNKVFDEVTVDESSNLEHVTRTRPKANRNRRPPTRIHMKEVADMSSDGIQRLDLDLENALMPNGTHHTSVDGAQSPIEPLKVPTPPSNASEAAEQQSGAEEKAHSEPEVSPQKKVIKPPMPPIKEAKPSYKAEEELDEDDGPEKKVLPMSPCKEAKPCASPFEEAPEEAKAEKNPDARKKTGPPPTPPNKPSSSSSMGNLAEAPQSRPNSHPPTPPSKEQKPSHLAVESDQVVQGTAEEYKEKEEVDKEEATETAVETDEPDRSVSKQALPSVRDDEPESPSNRSQGQVSEEESEETISSGINKASDDEPLRKSPSASLTPKKKPEKPVQPHTQHADDSTTITQTNKGQDPAALLQTASRTSASSPPAEEVLPKSEAPPIVVSLNNPVKDSLSLSPLLCHLSGEKKKKTEEKSVDSGQHSDADSEGSGSEDTLAASTAALRASQAGLDVLDASEGDIQIPVSFSLTRAKPQVRPKVFPFQHSQPPTPALKPSTKVRSTSIGDLLYDSPVCIPASPHTRAGAGGDGAPRVTELETEVALEMEKTRELLSRVSQSQRGGGGEGKPEDLLLTAMEKLKTADNVLREVNKLKVAKSPSIRKSW